The Henckelia pumila isolate YLH828 chromosome 2, ASM3356847v2, whole genome shotgun sequence genome includes a window with the following:
- the LOC140884227 gene encoding loganic acid O-methyltransferase-like encodes MAEAAPMNGGKGKYSYANNSNIQREGFNSAKNLIKDVIIQNLDVKAIIISSISNTFTIADLGCSVGPNTFFSMQNIIESIEQKYGQTEGGLEFQVFFNDQVANDFNTLFASLPVDRRYYATGVPGSFHGRLFPASSICLAYSSSSIHWLSKVPRDLVDKNSPAWNKGKIHYTGAKDEVVGAYAAQFEEDMDMFLNARGEEILKGGMIVIIMPGVPDGIVEHDVGIAFSFLESILLDMVKEGLINEDEVDSFNIPHVYPSIKQMSRIVEKNGRFSIIKTALRNYRPDPKVPTDNEVAVMHLRALAEGTFANHFRSDTVAEVFRRAIQQKSKLGHMFDSSGIEVGAQLFAILMRK; translated from the exons ATGGCAGAAGCAGCTCCAATGAATGGCGGAAAAGGCAAATATAGTTATGCAAACAATTCCAATATTCAG AGAGAAGGCTTCAACTCAGCAAAGAACCTAATCAAAGATGTAATAATTCAAAACCTTGACGTGAAAGCAATTATTATATCATCAATATCAAACACATTCACCATCGCAGATTTGGGTTGTTCTGTTGGCCCAAACACTTTCTTTTCCATGCAAAACATAATCGAAAGCATCGAGCAAAAGTACGGCCAAACCGAGGGCGGCCTCGAGTTCCAAGTTTTCTTCAACGACCAAGTTGCTAATGACTTTAATACCCTCTTCGCGTCTCTTCCGGTGGATAGACGATATTATGCGACAGGGGTACCGGGGTCATTTCACGGCCGATTATTTCCTGCTTCGTCCATTTGCTTGGCATATTCCTCTTCTTCCATCCACTGGCTTTCAAAGGTGCCGAGAGATTTGGTGGATAAAAATTCTCCGGCATGGAATAAAGGTAAGATTCACTACACGGGCGCGAAAGATGAGGTTGTGGGAGCTTACGCAGCACAATTTGAGGAGGATATGGATATGTTTTTAAATGCAAGAGGGGAAGAGATTTTGAAAGGGGGAATGATTGTGATAATCATGCCTGGTGTGCCTGATGGAATTGTTGAACATGATGTTGGCATAGCCTTTAGCTTTCTTGAATCCATCCTCCTTGATATGGTGAAAGAg GGACTCATAAATGAAGATGAAGTGGACTCATTCAACATCCCTCACGTATATCCTTCGATCAAACAAATGTCAAGAATCGTGGAGAAAAATGGGCGTTTTAGCATCATAAAAACGGCATTAAGGAATTATCGACCAGACCCTAAAGTACCTACAGACAATGAGGTTGCAGTAATGCATCTTAGAGCACTCGCAGAAGGAACTTTTGCGAATCACTTCAGAAGCGATACAGTCGCAGAAGTCTTTAGAAGGGCCATTCAGCAAAAATCAAAGCTTGGTCACATGTTTGATTCCTCAGGAATTGAGGTTGGTGCTCAATTATTTGCGATTCTTATGCGAAAATGA